In Haloplanus rubicundus, one DNA window encodes the following:
- a CDS encoding TasA family protein gives MTDDNILNVTRRRALAGAALVGAIGASAGAGTAAYFSDDVQTEDNTIQTGDIDLRTNGNDSPTTTINVGPVGPGQSGSQSLSLNNVGSLNGYLSLVFGTPDNRNDLTEILEVTVSIGGTEIRRGTFDTVFDGEGEWSNADVPLDGGQTKNLTIDWSLPGGAGNDVQNLEAIGDITIQLNQQQEAFADLVVGSSGANVSTIQEAVDDVPDGGVILVRDGTYNEGVSIDKANLTLASKNPLGAQIRTSAPATNRAIEVAGVSGVTVDGFDISFDGNNSPNSEKYAVRAQAVSDGLTVRNCDIGRFSTSDNADGAVRATGVVVTSVQGPNAGGEVNDVIVENNVFDDIKTTGGTDLSDSDNDSKAKGVALNGNVLNASVVHNEFTNIGAAGGSNESPTSAEPVTDSGVNGTEKPRGVTLVEDSNGTGPRNFTILNNLFQNIVGTWGQPAIFVGGSNTPGNDHEVYDNEFHHPVDNLSGGALKLRNNTWVNDDDDDGVPELVDPNADNDGGNLIDRNGGSSYDTTYTI, from the coding sequence ATGACAGACGACAACATTTTGAACGTCACACGACGGCGCGCGCTCGCCGGCGCGGCGCTCGTCGGTGCTATCGGGGCATCGGCAGGTGCCGGCACGGCAGCGTACTTCAGCGACGACGTACAGACCGAAGACAACACGATTCAGACGGGGGACATCGACCTCAGAACAAATGGCAACGACTCGCCGACCACGACGATCAACGTCGGCCCCGTCGGCCCCGGGCAGAGCGGTAGCCAGTCGCTCAGCCTCAACAACGTCGGGTCGTTGAACGGGTACCTCAGCTTGGTGTTCGGGACGCCCGACAACCGGAACGACCTGACCGAGATTCTCGAAGTCACCGTCTCCATCGGCGGGACCGAGATTCGGCGCGGGACCTTCGACACCGTCTTCGACGGGGAGGGCGAGTGGTCCAACGCCGACGTCCCGCTCGACGGCGGTCAGACGAAGAATCTCACCATCGACTGGTCGCTGCCGGGAGGCGCCGGCAACGATGTCCAGAACCTCGAGGCGATAGGGGACATCACGATCCAGTTGAACCAGCAACAGGAGGCCTTCGCCGACCTCGTCGTCGGCAGCAGCGGCGCCAACGTCTCGACGATTCAGGAAGCGGTCGACGACGTGCCCGACGGGGGCGTGATCCTCGTCAGGGACGGGACGTACAACGAAGGGGTATCCATCGACAAGGCGAATCTGACACTCGCCTCGAAGAATCCGCTCGGTGCCCAGATCAGGACGTCGGCTCCGGCGACCAATCGTGCCATCGAAGTCGCGGGCGTTTCCGGTGTCACTGTGGACGGATTCGACATCTCGTTCGACGGCAACAATTCTCCGAACAGCGAGAAGTACGCCGTCCGGGCACAGGCCGTCTCTGACGGGCTCACGGTCCGCAACTGTGACATCGGACGGTTCAGTACGTCCGACAACGCCGACGGCGCCGTCCGGGCGACGGGCGTCGTCGTCACCAGCGTACAGGGGCCGAATGCGGGCGGCGAAGTCAACGACGTGATCGTCGAGAACAACGTGTTCGACGACATCAAGACCACCGGCGGGACCGACCTCTCGGACTCGGACAACGACTCCAAGGCGAAAGGCGTCGCGCTGAACGGGAACGTCCTGAACGCCAGCGTCGTCCACAACGAGTTCACCAATATCGGCGCCGCTGGTGGTAGTAACGAGAGTCCGACCAGTGCCGAACCGGTCACCGACTCGGGGGTCAACGGGACCGAGAAACCCCGTGGCGTCACCCTCGTCGAGGACAGCAACGGAACCGGTCCGCGGAACTTCACTATCCTGAACAACCTCTTCCAGAACATCGTCGGTACCTGGGGCCAGCCGGCCATCTTCGTCGGCGGATCGAACACCCCGGGGAACGACCACGAGGTGTACGACAACGAGTTCCACCACCCGGTCGACAACCTCAGCGGCGGCGCGCTCAAACTCCGGAACAACACCTGGGTGAACGACGACGACGACGACGGCGTGCCCGAACTCGTCGATCCCAACGCGGACAACGACGGTGGCAACCTGATCGACCGCAACGGCGGGAGTTCCTACGACACCACCTACACCATCTGA